atctgacATTTTTGCCATTAACTAAGCACATTGAATCTCATCGATGAAACTAATCCGAAGCGTGTTGTTTTTAAGTAGCTTCCTCCTGTAAATTTAGTTTTGTGTCCTgccatattcttttgctttaTCACTGGTGCCGCTCACAATGTATATATTAAGGCTAGGTGGTGGGACCTCTTGTATCGTTATTTTCAGAGTCGTGATCTCTGTACAGATAAGATTTCAATTTTAAACAAACTTGTTCCAGATTGAGTTCAGGAATAATCAATAGAGTGTGGTTATATCtaagttgcctgatttttaagaaaaatagcttaaatctcagttgacgTTTCAAAACCGTTGGATTATTTGGATGACATCCCATACTCATCTTTCAAACATTCCTTCCGAATCATAAAGCACAAACAATATCCAATGGTTGAGGAATCAACTTATCATTAACTAAATCCAGACAatttagatatagcaaaaccgtaatCAATAACCACAATACAATTAACTTTTAATCGAACACTTGTCTGTTAGTACGTCCCATGACACACATCTGTTATGTAGGTTAATTTCCATGAGAGTTGTAACCTTACAATCAATCTAGGTCCTTCCAATTAGTATTGTACCCGATGATTTTTTCGATATATTAATATTATACTTTAATACTAATCTTTATTAAGTATGTTACTTAAGTACACCTTAGTAAGGATAAACTCTCAAGTTCCAATTACATAAAGTGACCATTCCAGATCAATAATAATTCCACTATGAGGTACTATTTTCAAACAGGATTAAATAATTGTAGGACACAAAATTCCTACATCTCTCACTCGTCCAAAGCATTTTAACGAAATAACCAAAAGACCCATTTATGTCATTGAAAATAATTCCAAGAATAATTCCTGACTGGCTTAGTCGCTTCAATAATAATCATACTCATATTGGACAAATAATCCAAAACCAATAACATGGATGTTGTAATATCTTCCCGCAATGTGTTTACATTTTGAACATCTTGATCACTTCAGTCACTCCCACATTATCAATATAACAATGCTAGCTTGCGATGTAAACACACAACCTTAAGTGTATTGAGAAATTCCCTTAGCTTTCAGACATGATTCAATGCCCAAGATGCATCCAAGTATTAACCTTTCATAGAAGAAAGAACAACCAAATCATGTTTCCATGCAGTGCAAAAGATAGCATACCGTTCCAAAGTTCATATGTTGCTTGAAGCAGGTTTCCAATTGGATGATTGGAATACTTTGGAACGAGGTGCAACCGTGCAAGCAATATATGAAGTTTGGACAAGGTGCTATCTTTTGCAGTAAATAATTTTCTGCATCTCTATTCTAGCTCCGTCAGAAATGGCTGTCCTACGGAAAATTTGTGATTGATTTACATCTCCTGACTCGAAGCATCGATCACAATAGAGCTCCCAAAATGAATCTGCAACTGAAAACATAGTTGTGAAGAGCACTGAACAGCTAACACCTAAATTGCACGCGCTGTCGTCAGGgttcagaaaaacaaatacGCATGTGGCTGAAGAATGATACCGCTTCGACGATGAGCAGAGTGTATAGTGGCATGCAGCTTTCGGTATACTTCGTTGGCTTGATGTGAGCCCAGGGCAGACATTTCTCGATGCCGAAGCGTCTCGTTAGACCGGGGAGTGTCAGATCAACGGCGGAGTGTTTCTCTCTTATTCATGGTGAAGTTCTTTCTGCTGTAACCGTGAATTCTTGCCAAGCGCATGTGCCTTTGCGTATACTCCTGTTAAACACAAAAAACGTCGTGCTCCGAGAAGTGTAATCTTCGAAGCCGTAGTGACTAACCAAAGGTTTCCACATTTCTCTCAAgacggccgccggcgccagctcAGCTTGCAACACACGGTACGGTACATGGTCGAGGGGCAGTCGGCACGTCACGTAACTCCCAAACGACAGAAGAGAAAAGGTAGTATCACGCCCCCGGGGTGGGCACGGAAAATATCACGCCCGCCCACGAGGAAGCACTGACAGCGAGCGCAGATATGGCCATGGGCGGCCGCACACAGCCACTGAAAACCGCTCCGCTTTCGTCCGTCCGTTCCTTCCCGTCCGCTCCACTCCACTCCACTCCCTCGGGTGACTTCCCCGTGCGCCCGTTCTTCCGTCCGTCCGTTCGTTCGTGGTAACCTGGCAGCAGTCTGTCTGGCCGCTCTGGCAACCGACCCAGCTCCGCGAGGCAGAGAAAGAGAAGCAGCGGGAGCGAGCAAAGCAAACCCCGATCCGCATTTGCTGCGCTCGTACTTAAACCCCCACCACCGAGAAGCGCgccccgcggcagcagcaggacaGGAGAGGGTTCGAGACGCGCGCGCTCTCCCCGCACTGAGCGGGGGCGATCCACCGTCGTCGCATCTCCAGCTGACCGGCTCCGCCCATGGCGACGCCGGGCGTCGGCCTCGGGGCCGCGTgcctcgccgcggccgcctcggtggccccgcggcggcgcgccgatCCAGCGGCCCCTCTCGCCCGCCGCGCGCGGCTCCTCAGGCGCGTCGTGCGCGGGCGCTGCGTCGCGGAGCTCAGCAGGGAGGGGGCCCCAGCGGCCCCGTCCCAGCCGCCGGTGCCGCGCCCGTTGCCTTCCGCCGACCagcagctgcctccgccggTCCTGCCCAGCTTCCTCGCGCCCACGGAGGCGCCGGCCCCGACGCCGCTGCCCttgccggacgcggacgcCGGCGTCGGGGAACTCGGCCCCGAACTCGATATCCAAGGTGCGCGGCTTTACTCTCGGATCGCACATCGCGTCGCGTGTATAATCTAATCTGTCGCGCGTTCCTCAAATTTGTGTGCAAGTTTTCTCAATTCCTATTCCCCTAGTTGAATGTTTGATTGGTTCAACCCCAGTTGCCTTATGTGATGAGATAGAATGATTTATGTTCATCGATCATAATGATTTACTACTAGGCTACCAGCACGCTGAAAACTGAGACGCCATGCCACACCAATTGCACAAACTGAAAAAATGGGAGTAAACAGAAAAAGGGTAGGACCTTTTTGTTGGATCGTGGGGGGTGTCGTGTCAATATGATAGCGGTGCACCGTCCAGGCTTCGGGGCCTGTGCACGTGGTTGGATCTGAGCAGACATATCATTCACATCGTAATTTTGTACAACCAGGAATGGTGTGGCTAGACCAGCTGACCCGCTGCACAGGTGTTGGAACTAGAGTAAAATTGACGAGTTTGTCTTTTCCTTGGCTAGCTATTTTATTATTTCCTCCAGTGATGTGAGTAGTATATATTTCTACTTCATGGCATGGGGAAATCTTAACGGGACCTTGGGGATTAACCGTCACCCATCAGTAAACTGACTTCACTGAGGCAGTAATACTGGAAATGGGCACCATCTAGTTACGCTTGTTAGTACAATGCTTAAGTTTTTACACTACAGAAACTAGAACGAGCATTCACCTTTGAGCAGAGAAGTAGTAGTCTCTGGAATTTAAGACCCTTTTATTACGGTCCCTTTTTCAATTATGTTTTCTACGCGAGACCCATTTGCACCTAGTCGTATAATCACATGGGTATCTGGGGCCATACGTGCTACCTTCTGTTTCTTGTAATCTTGTGTGTAATAGACAATCTGAATTTGGCATCTAGCTGAGAATAGAATGCAGATTGGAGGCTGCACATTCTTATTATTGCTAAACTGTTGTTCCACGATATTAGAAGAAACCTTCTGATAATTAATCATATTCTGCTAATACCTGTCTGCTCACTCTGGTCTTGACAAATATACCATAtgaatttttccttttatgCAACCAGGGATTGCTGAGGATTATATTGACAGCACAGATGTTGCTGCAAGTGAGCAGGATTCTGAGATCATGGATGCAAAGGAGCAATCTCAAGCTAAAGTTACACGTAGCATCGTGTTTGTAACTGGTGAAGCTGCTCCTTATGCAAAGTCAGGGGGACTAGGAGATGTTTGTGGTTCACTACCAATCGCTCTTGCTGCTCGTGGTCACCGTGTGATGGTTGTAATGCCAAGATACTTAAATGGGTCCTCTGATAAAAATTATGCAAAGGCATTTTATACTGGGAAGAACATTAAGATTCCATGCTTTGGTGGATCACATGAAGTTACCTATTTTCATGAGTATAGGGACAACGTCGATTGGGTGGGTATACAATCACCTTATTATTTTCTGTTAAACAGTAACAACTGTTTAGACTTGTTGATACTTAGTTTTAACCCTGCAAAGATACTTATATGTGATTTCTGTACTTTCTTGTTACTTGCCTCATAATCTTTTGCAAGCTGGTCAACTTATGATATATCCATGGAAGTAATATGCTGGTGGTGTTGGACTGTCGGTGCACTTCAATTCCACGGActaatgcttataacttttaaacagAAGTTTTTTATTTGGAATGTGGTGTCACCGTGTCAGTACCCTTAAATCCGGGGTCACGAGTGCACAGCTTCCATGTCGCGCTGTCACTGTATGTGCATTTGCAGCTAGGATTTTGCATTTCTGTTTGCGGAGAGCATTTCATATTTGCAACGTGTAAAATCTCAAAGCGCTGATCTTATTCCAGCAATTGCACTTTAGAGTATACAGTTATCTTGTCCTCAATCATGGTAGTTATGTGCTTTCAGTACAATTTTATTGTTACGATGTGGGGTGTAAGGCATTTTTATCCCATATAAAAAGGGAGAGGGTTGAGGAATATTATAAATTAACTAGTGTTTTGTGTTGCCTTTTGTCTACTGAACACGCATCTAAATGTGCGTAATATTGTATTAGAAGGAACACCAAGATAGCATTAATAGTACAAAAACCACAAGTGTGGCAGCGACCAAAACCCAACCAAAACTGACTAAGCTAGCCATAACTAAAAAGCAAAAATGACAACTAACAGTGTCGTTATGTTACTAAATGAAGACAACGTTAGATGCTAAGGAATAAGGTGCAAGATAGCATAAAACTTTCAAAATGGTGTGTGTACCTTTTCTGCTATTCACAAGAGTGCCAAGGTTGTGTCAATTGCATAGTGCTCAATTCTTTTTTGGctatttgatttttgttttcattttcattgtCCCATTTTTCAGGTGTTTGTTGATCATCCGTCATATCATAGACCGGGAAGTTTGTATGGAGATAATTTTGGTGCTTTCGGTGATAATCAGGTAAACAAAATTGTTGTATTAAGTTTGCTTTGGTCAATCCTAAGTTGCGTCACATAAATTGACTGGCTTCTCTATTATCATGCAGTTCAGATACACACTCCTTTGCTATGCGGCATGTGAGGCCCCACTAATACTTGAGTTGGGAGGATATATTTATGGACAGAATTGCATGTTTGTTGTGAACGATTGGCATGCCAGCCTTGTGCCAGTGTATGTCATGGAACTGGAAGTTTATACCTTCATTGATTTACTTACATTTGTTTTTGTAGTTTGTCCATGTCATACTACATTTATTATATTCTTAAACTGTATATATGTTTATGGAGTCAGAAAGTTTTTGgaataatttttaaaattagTTAACAATTTACTGGAATAAACATATTGTGTCTTCAATTTTAATAATTCAGCTTTGTACTTCACTAGCTAATCTGGAAAATTCGTGCATATTGATGGTTTTAGTATCTTGGAGACCCAGTCTTAAGTTTCTTTATTCTGAAGTACTAGTTCTTGCCCATGAACCAAATTACATATACCCTGAACCAACCTTTTTACTTCAAAACTGGAAAAGACGTGACCAATTCTACTGCTCTGCAAGTAATGTTTTCCATTTTATGCTCTCTTTTTGTGCCATTTGCCTTTTAATTGTTGGATAGTTAATTGGTTTTTCTTCCATAATTTATTTTCTGACTCCAATCTTGTTTATTCAGCCTTCTTGCTGCAAAATATAGACCATACGGTGTTTATAGAGATTCGCGCAGCACTCTTGTCATACATAATTTAGCACATCAGGTTTGAGCCTGTCATTTTTCATTATATATACATGACTTTGTAAGATAGTTCACATAAATGATCATGCTGTATATTCTTTCAATGCCCATATAGGGTGTAGAGCCTGCAAGTACATACCCTGACCTGGGATTGCCACCTGAATGGTATGGAGCTTTAGAATGGGTATTTCCAGAATGGGCAAGGAGGCATGCCCTTGACAAGGGTGAGGCAGTTAATTTTCTGAAAGGTGCAGTTGTGACATCAGATCGAATTGTGACTGTCAGTCAGGTGAGATTACTCatgtttttccttcttttaaGTGAGATTTTCTTCAATTTGAGAGCTCTGTCTTTCACCCGCTTAAGAAATCATTTATTGTTCCATTCCAGGGTTATTCATGGGAGGTCACAACTGCTGAGGGTGGACAGGGCCTGAATGAGCTCTTAAGTTCCCGGAAAAGTGTATTGAACGGTACCTATATTTGGGTCAactcatttttttaaaactcCTTTATGAAACAAATGTGTGGATTGCGAGAATTAATTCAGTATATTCTCTTTGTATGCAGGAATTGTAAATGGAATTGACATTAATGATTGGAACCCCACCATGGACAAGTGTCTCCCTTATCATTATTCTGTCGATGACCTCTCTGGAAAGGTGTGCTGATAGTTCCATATAACATGTATATGTCCAATTGGATGAATGTCTTCtacttttgttctttttgctTCCCATGATTTTCTCACTGGCCAATCCTATGTGGCTTGGCATTACTTGTTTTAGGCCAAATGTAAAGCTGAATTGCAGAAGGAGCTGGGTTTACCTATAAGGCCTGACATTCCTCTGGTTAGATACCAATacttaagattttttttttcatcaaactTCTATGGCCACTCATATGATTAGCTTATTTGCAGATTGGCTTTATTGGAAGATTGGACTACCAGAAAGGCATTGATCTCATTAAACTCGCCATTCCGGATCTCATGAGGGACGACGTTCAGTTTGTAAGTCCTCATACTTTTGCTTTACTCTACAGTGTGAATCAAGCATAGAGGTATATGGAAGTATATTCCCTTATATTCATGCCAATATTATGTTGTTTCTATATTCGACTGAAGACACACATGGTGGTTTTTAGCATTTTTTATTTGACATCTTTAAGCCAACAACTAGAGTCGGTCGATGAGTGAGACCTTTTTGCTCTTATTTTTACAGGTGATGCTTGGATCTGGGGATCCAGTTTTTGAAGGCTGGATGAGATCCACAGAGTCGAGCTACAAGGATAAATTTCGTGGATGGGTTGGATTTAGTATTCCAGTTTCCCACCGAATAACTGCTGGGTAGGCAAACAACTGATTTCTAAGAACTCTTTTGTCAGCTGATACATCATATATTTAAGATGTTGATTTCTCTCTTTGTACAGCTGCGATATACTGTTAATGCCATCCAGATTCGAACCATGTGGTCTAAATCAGCTATATGCTATGCAATATGGTACAGTTCCTGTTGTTCATGAAACTGGGGGGCTCAGGGTAAGAACATTATCCTAAAATTTCTTCTTATGTTGGCACTAAGGTAAAGTATTCTCATTTATTTTGCGTATTTAACAGGATACAGTCCAGACCTTTAACCCTTTTGGTAAAACTGGAGAGGAGGGTACAGGGTACGTACTGCTCAATTTTAGATAACTTTAAGTGTTTCTTCTGCTGGAATCAATTTAATGGTCGAATTATTTTCTGTATATTACTCCATAAATTACTGAACTTGTGATGACTTAAGTGTCACTGCTTCTACACTCTGCAGGTGGGCATTCTCACCACTAACAGTGGACAAAATGTTGTGGGTAAATTTCTGTTAACCCTTCTCTGGTTTTAGAATCAATCTTGGCCTTAAAATATCTGGTACCTCAATGCCCTTTTATGTAGCTAACATTGATAAAGTTGCATTGTCAACATTAATCACCTAGTCAGTTTCACTCCTTGCGCCGGGAGTCTGATTTGTGTAACCAGACAATTTTGGGTTGTTCATTAGTGCAGTTGTTAATTTATGTTCTTGACCTCGTCATATCTACCATCTTGTTCAGGCATTGCGGACTGCAATGACAACATTCAGGGAACACAAGCCGTCTTGGGAAGGGCTAATGAAGCGAGGCATGTCGAAAGACCATACATGGGACCATGCCGCTGAGCAGTACGAGCAGATCTTTGAGTGGGCCTTTGTGGATCAGCCTTATGTCATGTAAACCGAACCTGGAGCTCGAAGCAGCCGCCGTCTCTTTGAACTCGGAAGACGTGTTCCCGTTGTTCCTTGGCCAGAAGGATACCCTGTACCCTGTACATTACATGGAACGCAGACCAGCCTACAGTAGGGAGTTGCAAACCATCGTTCAGGTTAGCCTTGTGCGCCTGCTGCTTGGCCGGTTTGGAGTAAATGACCGCAGCTTTGGGGGAATGACAACTACAGTTCTGAAGAATAAGAAGAGGATGCTGCTGCGAGCGGGTTGTTGGGTAACTTGAGATCCACATGGTTAACACCGACGCGAGCAAACCTCTCAGTGTTACAGTCTGAAACTGACCAGCTTTAGTTCCAGTTAAACTAGTCCTTTTTCATCTCAACTTTGTTACCTCTGTATGTATGCTGTCCTTAGCCGATAAATTTTGATTCGTTGGAGAACTGTTCCTTTTCGTTCGGCGATGGTCGTCGGTAAATAGGTAAAAGATGTGGTGCTTGGATTGCGAGCACCAGTGTCAGGTCAGGCGTGCCTTGTGTTCACAGGCATGTATGTCTGGACAACGCTGGTCCCGTACTTTGCTTTCATGCTTTATCCTTGGCGTGATCACCTCATGTTATGTTGGTTCGTAACCTCTGGGGTAAGAGCCCTGGGTGTAGGCCTAATCCAACAAGGAACGACCTTGCCTGCTACCTCGATCTATCCCTTCATCGTCGATGTGACCAACCTGGATTCCTTAGCCTGCGATTACACGGTACATATACATGCGCGCACGAAGGAAATCGGAGCCTGACCACGTCAAGAAAGGAATTCGAGCATGGCCTTATATACACAACTACTTGGCGCGCCATATCTCCAACCATCCGTGCTTACCAGGACCAAACGAGCAGCACAGGAGGCAGAGCAGCGGAGCCCCCACACATGGCCACGTCGATGCTGAAGTCGGCGGCGTACGAGCGGATGCGCGCCGAGAACCTGCCGGAGTTCGTGCCGCGGAGCGTCTTCTTCGCGCGCGGCGAGGGCAGCGAGGTGGACCGCCGCAGCAGCCTCTGGGTGAAGGCGGCGCTCGTCTACGAGTCCATCACCGGCCGCCACGTCG
This is a stretch of genomic DNA from Brachypodium distachyon strain Bd21 chromosome 1, Brachypodium_distachyon_v3.0, whole genome shotgun sequence. It encodes these proteins:
- the LOC100826095 gene encoding starch synthase 1, chloroplastic/amyloplastic, which codes for MATPGVGLGAACLAAAASVAPRRRADPAAPLARRARLLRRVVRGRCVAELSREGAPAAPSQPPVPRPLPSADQQLPPPVLPSFLAPTEAPAPTPLPLPDADAGVGELGPELDIQGIAEDYIDSTDVAASEQDSEIMDAKEQSQAKVTRSIVFVTGEAAPYAKSGGLGDVCGSLPIALAARGHRVMVVMPRYLNGSSDKNYAKAFYTGKNIKIPCFGGSHEVTYFHEYRDNVDWVFVDHPSYHRPGSLYGDNFGAFGDNQFRYTLLCYAACEAPLILELGGYIYGQNCMFVVNDWHASLVPVLLAAKYRPYGVYRDSRSTLVIHNLAHQGVEPASTYPDLGLPPEWYGALEWVFPEWARRHALDKGEAVNFLKGAVVTSDRIVTVSQGYSWEVTTAEGGQGLNELLSSRKSVLNGIVNGIDINDWNPTMDKCLPYHYSVDDLSGKAKCKAELQKELGLPIRPDIPLIGFIGRLDYQKGIDLIKLAIPDLMRDDVQFVMLGSGDPVFEGWMRSTESSYKDKFRGWVGFSIPVSHRITAGCDILLMPSRFEPCGLNQLYAMQYGTVPVVHETGGLRDTVQTFNPFGKTGEEGTGWAFSPLTVDKMLWALRTAMTTFREHKPSWEGLMKRGMSKDHTWDHAAEQYEQIFEWAFVDQPYVM